One window from the genome of Cyclobacterium amurskyense encodes:
- a CDS encoding dihydrodipicolinate synthase family protein produces the protein MSELNPAIKQLLHDGTVIPAHPLALNEERKLDEKYQRALSRYYIASGAGGIAVGVHSTQFEIREEKYGLFEPVLRMAMEEVKAAAIDRPFAMVAGIVGDTEQAVAEATLAKELGYDLGLLSAGGLGDWSEKDLIKRAEKVAEVIPIFGFYLQPSAGGRLLSYDFWKDFADIPNVQAIKMAPFNRYQSLDVVRAVCSSSRHEEIALYTGNDDNIVADLLTPFTFVVDGKKVTKKVVGGLLGHWAVWTTKAVALMERIKECRDNDSRGIQELLELGVQITDSNAVIFDPKHQFKGCIPGIHEVLRRQGLLKGTWCLNPNEVLSPGQSEEIDRVYNAYPWLNDDEFVANNLEKFLS, from the coding sequence ATGAGTGAATTAAACCCCGCTATCAAGCAATTGTTACATGATGGTACAGTGATACCTGCCCATCCACTGGCTTTAAATGAAGAAAGAAAACTTGATGAGAAGTACCAACGGGCGCTTTCGCGCTATTATATTGCCTCAGGTGCAGGTGGCATAGCTGTGGGTGTCCACAGTACCCAATTTGAGATCAGGGAAGAGAAATACGGACTTTTTGAGCCGGTATTAAGGATGGCCATGGAAGAGGTCAAGGCTGCTGCGATAGATAGACCATTCGCAATGGTAGCAGGAATTGTAGGAGATACAGAGCAGGCAGTAGCAGAAGCTACTTTAGCTAAGGAGTTGGGATATGATTTGGGCTTGTTAAGTGCCGGAGGATTGGGTGACTGGTCCGAAAAAGACCTAATTAAAAGGGCAGAAAAAGTGGCAGAGGTTATTCCAATTTTCGGATTTTACCTTCAACCTTCTGCTGGTGGAAGGTTGTTAAGTTATGACTTCTGGAAAGATTTTGCTGACATACCTAATGTTCAGGCCATAAAAATGGCCCCGTTTAACAGGTACCAGTCTCTAGATGTGGTAAGGGCAGTTTGTTCCTCTAGTCGACATGAGGAAATAGCCTTGTATACAGGTAATGATGACAATATAGTGGCAGACTTGCTTACTCCATTTACTTTTGTGGTCGATGGCAAAAAGGTCACCAAAAAGGTTGTTGGAGGATTGCTAGGCCATTGGGCAGTGTGGACTACCAAAGCAGTAGCACTAATGGAGAGAATAAAGGAATGTAGAGACAATGATTCCAGAGGAATACAAGAATTACTCGAATTAGGCGTTCAAATCACAGATTCCAATGCAGTGATATTCGATCCGAAACATCAATTTAAAGGCTGTATTCCAGGAATTCACGAAGTGCTAAGACGTCAAGGCTTGCTTAAAGGAACCTGGTGTTTAAACCCTAATGAGGTACTGTCACCAGGCCAATCTGAAGAAATTGACCGAGTATACAATGCTTATCCATGGTTGAATGACGATGAGTTTGTAGCAAACAATCTTGAGAAATTCCTTTCTTGA
- a CDS encoding alpha/beta hydrolase family protein — protein sequence MPIKFISFLLFTSLVATVSTLYTEVTNDSPLLEINQTTNGKNLNKEIEGEIIQDPYKIMVEWNDLAPYFTVPAKYEGKKGNFKDPFIFNDKSRVTTLDDWKIRRKEILDSWHKLMGEWPDLIVKTNFEILETVNKPDYIKKRIRFEWIPGQMTEGYLLLPYEANNRPAVVTVYYEPETAIGEGKPDRDFALQLVKRGFVTLSIGTTETSNAKTYSLYYPDIDHSTVQPLSLMAYAAANAWHLLADMKEVNKDKIGIMGHSYGGKWAMFASCLFENFAAAAWSDPGIVFDQVRPNINYWEPYYLGYHPRPRRERGVPTKDNPARGLYPQLIKEGKDLHELHVLMAPRPFLVSGGEEDGENRWIPLNYSLKANSFYGYKDRVGMSNRPDHSPNPESNKIIYNFFEYFLAQ from the coding sequence ATGCCAATCAAATTTATATCCTTCCTCTTGTTTACATCATTAGTTGCCACTGTTTCAACACTATATACAGAAGTCACCAATGATTCACCCTTATTGGAGATCAATCAAACAACAAATGGAAAGAACCTAAACAAGGAAATTGAAGGGGAGATCATTCAAGATCCTTATAAAATAATGGTTGAATGGAATGACCTTGCACCTTATTTCACTGTCCCTGCTAAATACGAAGGAAAAAAAGGGAATTTTAAGGACCCCTTTATCTTCAATGACAAAAGCCGGGTGACCACTTTAGATGACTGGAAAATAAGGAGAAAAGAAATACTGGATTCCTGGCATAAGCTTATGGGCGAATGGCCGGATTTAATTGTAAAAACTAATTTCGAGATACTGGAAACAGTCAACAAACCTGATTATATCAAAAAAAGAATTCGATTTGAGTGGATACCTGGCCAAATGACCGAGGGCTATCTCTTACTGCCCTATGAAGCCAATAACCGTCCTGCGGTGGTTACTGTGTATTACGAACCTGAAACGGCTATAGGAGAAGGAAAACCAGATAGAGACTTTGCTTTACAATTGGTCAAAAGAGGGTTCGTCACGCTCTCTATCGGCACAACAGAAACCTCCAATGCAAAGACTTATTCTTTATACTATCCAGACATCGATCATTCCACAGTTCAACCACTCTCTTTAATGGCTTATGCTGCTGCCAATGCCTGGCATTTATTGGCTGATATGAAGGAAGTCAATAAAGACAAAATAGGCATTATGGGACATAGTTATGGAGGCAAATGGGCTATGTTTGCATCTTGTCTGTTTGAGAATTTTGCTGCTGCTGCTTGGTCAGACCCTGGAATCGTATTCGATCAAGTTAGGCCAAATATTAATTATTGGGAGCCTTATTATCTGGGGTATCACCCAAGACCAAGACGAGAACGAGGTGTTCCAACTAAAGATAATCCAGCCAGAGGATTGTATCCTCAGCTAATAAAGGAAGGGAAAGACCTTCATGAACTTCATGTGTTAATGGCTCCCCGTCCTTTTTTGGTTTCTGGTGGTGAAGAGGACGGGGAGAATCGTTGGATTCCTTTGAACTATAGCCTAAAGGCAAATTCATTCTATGGCTACAAGGACAGAGTGGGCATGAGTAATCGACCTGACCATTCTCCAAATCCGGAATCCAACAAGATTATTTACAACTTTTTTGAATATTTCTTGGCACAATAA